Within Nitrospinota bacterium, the genomic segment TAATTGTCGCCGCTCTCATCCTCGTAGAAAGCGGTTACATCGCCGACGAGAAAAGCAGAGGCCATCAGAAACAGAACAAATGTTCGTGCGAACCTGCGGATCATTTATGCTCATCCGATTCCAGTTTTCCATCCCTGAGGCGAATTATTCTTCTGGCCCGCTTCATTACCCGTTGATCGTGGGTCGAGAAGAGGAAGGTGACGCCATCCTCTTTATTCAGCTTCTCCATTGTGTCTAGAAGCGAATCGGCCGTGGCGGAATCGACATTGGCGGTCGGCTCATCGGCAAGAACGATCGCCGGTTCGGTGACTATCGCCCGCGCAATCGCCACCCTTTGCTGTTGCCCCCCTGAAAGCTCGTTCGGCATCCTCTCCTCAAGGCCGGCAAGCCCCACCTCCTCCAGAACTTTCCGAACCTTTTCCCTCTTCTCCTCCTCGGGCCTACCCTGAAGGTTCAGTACGAATTCGGCATTCTCATATGCTGTTAGCACCGGCATCAGGTTATAGGCCTGAAATACGAAACCGATCCTGTCCCTCCGCATTGCCGACAGCTCCGTGCG encodes:
- a CDS encoding ABC transporter ATP-binding protein, with amino-acid sequence MMEDGLIVKLDSVRKIYNQGQLEVTAVNSLSFVMKKGEFTAVCGPSGSGKTTVLNMIGGLDVPTSGRIFLEGREIEKLSRTELSAMRRDRIGFVFQAYNLMPVLTAYENAEFVLNLQGRPEEEKREKVRKVLEEVGLAGLEERMPNELSGGQQQRVAIARAIVTEPAIVLADEPTANVDSATADSLLDTMEKLNKEDGVTFLFSTHDQRVMKRARRIIRLRDGKLESDEHK